DNA from Rhodospirillaceae bacterium:
TTGGCAAACTCTGTAGTGATTAAGTCTGACCATTGCCTTTTAATATTTGAGTCACATAAGGCACATCAAAATATTAGAAACACCACGCGAATAAAACTGAAACTTTTCTTAGACAATACCTTAACTTGAACACCCCTTACCTAAAAACCATAACCCCCTGACTTTCATTTTGCACTGACGCGTTACCGCGACATCAGTGCGAAAGATTTCGAACGCAGACTTAGAACGCGGAGTCATGTGTTGAGTCATTCGAGCGTTGAGTCATTTGGGGATTATAATGAAATCGATATACCGCAATCTTTCCATCACCGCTGTTGCCGTGTCTATGATCAGTCCGGCTGCAGGCCAGACAAATGCGACCGGCGACACCACATCAACCGATGAGACGCAAGTTGAAGAAGTAACTGTTTTTGGACAGGCGCTTTCAATCAAACGGGCCATCGAGGTCAAACGCGCCGCCACAAACATCGTTGATGCCGCCGTGCAAGATGATGTCGGCCGCTTGCCGGATTTGAATACGGCGTCGGTGATCCGCCGGATCTCGGGCATTTCGGTTCAGAATGACCAGGCAGAGGCGCGCTTTCCCATCATCCGGGGGCTGAATCCAACCTATAACCGCACCACCATTGACGGCGGAATTGTATCGTCACCGGAGCGCGGTTCGAATGCGCGCTCCGTGCCGTTGGATGTGGTTCCGGCCTCGCTGCTGTCGCGCCTGGAAGTTATTAAATCCGTCACGCCGGAGCTGGATGGCAACGCCATTGGCGGCACCATCAACGTGGTGACACGCAGTGCTTTCGAGGAAGACCCCGGGTTCTTCTACGGCTCGGCCTATGTGGGACATCATGAGCAATCCGGTGACGGCGGAAAACTCAACGGCGGCGGTAAAACCCAGCCGTGGCGGGCCAATTTCGCCACCGGCACCCGCTTCGGACCGGATGAAGAATTTGGTATTGTTTTGGGTGTGGATTATTCCGTCCGTAACTTTGAAATTCCACAAATTGAGGTGGACGACGCCGACTACACGGAATTTGATGCCGCCGGGAACAACGTCGGACTGGGCAACGGCAACGGCATTGTGGTGCCGACGAACAATCGCGTGTTTTTCTACAACAACAACCGCGAGCGCCTGGGCGGTGCTGTCAAACTTGAATGGCGCCCGGACAGTGATTTCGAGTTCACTTTGTCATCCCTGTACACCGAGTTTAACGATGACGAACGGCGCGATGAATTTACCTATGAGCTAGGCACCAATGGCAGCTCATCGCAACCGGATACGATTACAAACCAAACACCGATTTCAGGTGTGACGGAAGATGGGCGGGGCATCGTCGGCCTGGGCCGCTTTACCCTCGACCGCAAAATCTACAACGTTCAAGGCGTTGCCGAATGGCAGGCATCGGACAGTCTGTTGCTTGATGCCCGCATGACCTACTCCGGGGCCGAACTGAACAACCCGGAGTCAACGGAGAGTTTTTCGACTGCGGCGACGTTCGGGGCGGTCTACGACACCAGCACCTTTTTCCCGCGCACCTACCCGCTGGACCCACAGGGGTACTTTGACCCGGCAAGTTACAACCACAACAATCGCGGCGTCCTCGACCGTTTTGCAGAGGACGATATTTTTGAAGTCGCGGTGAACGGCACCATGGACTTTGACACCTTCACCGTGAAGACCGGTGGTGTGTATCGTGATCGCAATAAAGACGAAGGCTTTACGTTCAACCGCTTTGTCGCCGTCAACCCTTACACGCTGGCTGATGTGCCCGACAATGGGCTCGCCGATGTTGAGTTTCAGGGCAATTATAAATTCCTCACCCGCGTCGATTCAGATGGCGCAAATTCTTACTTTTCCAGCAATCCGTTTACCAACGTGCTGACCTCTCAAAACGGCTCTTCGGCCAGCGAAGAGGTCTATGCCGGTTACGCACAGGGCACGATGGATTTTGGAGCGTTATCGGTGACCGGCGGGGTGCGGGTTGAACACACCTCGTGGAATGGTGCGCCGCTGAACGGGGGCGATGTTTCCGGCGATTATACGGACATCCTGCCCAGTGCCGTGGCCCGGTATAACATACAGGACGATCTGGTGTTTCGTGTGGCGGCATCAAGAACCATCGGCCGGCCAAACATCAGTGACCTCACACGCGGTTTCTCACCGAGCACGGACGGCGCAGACCTGGTGCTGTCGCGCTCTAATCCAGACCTCAAGCCGCGCCGCTCGACGAATCTTGATGCGACGGTTGAATGGTATATTCCCAACGGATTGCTGGCCTTCGGGGCCTTTTATAAAGACATCTCCGATGAAATTTTTGTTCTGACGACCACCAATGCCAATCTGACCGTGGACGGTGTTACCTATGACCGCATCACGCAACCGGAAAACGCAGCCGACGCAGAAGTTTTCGGAATTGAAGGTCAGTTTCAACAAACCTTCGCGTGGTTGCCGCAGCCGTGGGATGGGGTTGGCGTTGCGGCTAACTTTACCTTGCTGGACACCAAATTCGTGGTGCCGCTGGCCAACGGTACGACCCGGACCACAACGCTGTTCCAGCAGCCTGACTTTGTCATGAACCTGACCGCGTTTTATCAGAACGAGTTTTTCGAGGTCCGGGGGTCTTACAACTACACAGACTCATTCCTCGATCTGCTCAATGCGGGCAATCCCAACTTAGATGAATACTGGGATGATCGCGGGCAGTTTGATATGCAGGTGCGCGTGAATGTGACCGAGAGCATTTCTCTTGTGGGAGAGGCTGTGAACATTACCGACCAAGGCCGGACGGAATTGACCGGGCCGGACGCACGGTTCCTGCAAGAGGATGCGAGCTTTGGCCGCACATTCTGGCTTGGCGTGAACGCCTCATTCTAACGGCGTGAACGCCGCGCTCAAAGGCGCGTGAACGCCGCGCTCAATGGAGTGTAAACGCGGATAAAATTAAGGAGGGGCGTGCAAGGCATCACATATATCACGTCATATATTGTGTGTCCTGCACGCCTCTCTCATGCGCAGCCGGAGAAAAAGATGAAAACGCTCGGAACAATTATAACCATTGGGCTTGTGGTGTTGTCCATGAACGGCGTTGTTGCCGGGGAACAGACAAAGCAGCAGACAAGCATCGACGCACGCCGAGACGCGTTTCAAAAAGCGTGGGCCGCAATTGGAGTGAAAGACTATCAAGCTCCGGAGGTGCGCCAGCATACGGCAACGGATATCACGTCCTACCCCGCCGTCGAGGCCGGTCAGGGCGCTGCGGCAGATGCAACGCACTTTTACGCCATTGTGAATTACGTCATCGGAAAATATGACCGTGAAACGGGCCTGCTGACCAGCCGTTGGGTTGGCGATCGCGGCGGCCTTATCGGCCATCTTAACAGTTGTTTGCTGGATGGTTCGGATCTGATGTGCGCCAACTCCAACCATCCGAACCTGCCGATGGCCAGCAGCATTGAAGTGTTTGATACCAAGACTATGACCCATAAATCCTCCAAGAGCCTTGGCATTACGGAAGAAGGGTCGCTGGTCTGGTTCGATCATTATCAAGGCGGATGGATTGCCGGCTTCGCCAACTACGATGACGAAACCGGCCTGCCGTATAAAGACCATACCTATGCGGGTATTGTTCTGTTTGACAAGGAGTGGCGCCGTCGCGGCGGCTATGCCCTGCCAGGTTCCATTCTGGCAAAGATGGCCCCGCAAGCCGCATCCGGTGGGTCCATCGGGCCGGATGGCCGCCTCTATGTTATGGGCCATGACTTGCCTGAGATGTATGTTCTGGAGTTTCCGCTCATGGGGCCGACGATGATGCATGTGGCAACTATTACCGTCCCGTCGGAAGGCCAGGCGTTCGCCTTTGACCCGGACGAGCCGCAGCGGGTGTGGGCGATCAGCCGGCCCAGGCGAGAAGTTGTGACTTATGTGATTCCTGAATTGGTGCCTTAAGGCGCGCGATCAAGGCGTAAGATTAAGGTTCACGATTAGGTTCAGGGCGCAAAAAAAGTGGGCGGGGCTAAAAGCCCCGCCCCAAGTTTCAGGGACGCACCTCTAGCCGGGGCCAGGCGCTAACTCGTCAACATGCTCATGTCTGATTGGCTCATGTCTGACGAGGAGCGTCTGCCCCGCGAAAACAAAATCATACTCAAACTATTCAGATAGGCTGTGAGACTTGGACAGGAGGACTCATCTGCCACATTGGTTTGGTCGCATTTCTGCCAGTTGGTTACTGAAACCTGCTGTGGCATTGCTGACTCATTCCCCAAGAAACCCGTCGCTCACAGCCAAGAGTGTTCCAAAAATTTTCGGAGTTGTCACTATTATTGGTATGAAGAAGCCCTATATATACAATATATAGTATGGTGTACGCATTGTAAGCTGCCTGAATCCTTGGTGAATTCCTGGTTTATGCAGACTTCACGTTTTGGGGCTTTCGACCAAGCTATGTAACGGTCCGATGACTAAAAAAAGACAGTTTTTGACGAATCGTCTCTCTTGCGTCCCACAGGGCGGTCGATACAATAATGAAATAGTTGAAAAGACGTGACTTGGGTCTTACACCCTACATATAGCTTTCTCAGGAGGTTTAGATGGCGATTACGTTGCGCGTCAACGGCACAGAGCATTCGGTGGATGTTGATCCAGAAACCCCATTGCTATGGGTGTTAAGAGACAACCTTGGACTGACCGGCACAAAATACGGTTGCGGTATTGCAGCCTGTGGCGCGTGTACAGTCCATGTTGATGGTGTAGCCGAACGGTCCTGTTCCGTCCCCGTTGAATTTGCGGCTGGCACAGAAATTACGACCATCGAAGGATTGTCGGAAGATCGCAGTCACCCGGTGCAGGCCGCCTGGATTGAGGAAGATGTGCCGCAGTGCGGGTACTGTCAGTCTGGCATGATTATGTCGGTGGCCTCTCTGTTGAAAGAAATCCCAGAACCAACAGATGAAGACATCAACGCCTACATCACCAACATTTGCCGGTGCGGGACCTACACGCGCATTCGCAAGGCCATTAAGCGAGCCGCTGCGGCTTAAACCTGTCTGGCAACAAACTTTCAGAGTGTGATGGGCGTGGGTCAAACCGCGCCCATTTCTTTTGGGACGGCTTAATCGCCACATTTCTTTTTTGAGCTGCTTAACAGCCCTATGATTTAAGATTTCAGCCGTGCATGGATGAACAATGACGCAAACACTGCCTCAAAAACGGCCCAAAACACTGCCACAGAGCATTGAAGATACCGAAGCCCTGCTGGCTGGTGCGGGCTACGTGCCTGACCGGGCGTTGTCGACCGCTCTGTTTCTTGCGCTAAAACTTGGACGTCCGCTTTTTTTGGAAGGTGAGGCCGGGGTTGGTAAAACAGAAATTGCGAAGGTGCTGTCGTCGGCGCTGGGGCGGGACCTCATTCGCTTGCAATGCTACGAGGGGTTAGACGTTGGTTCGGCGGTGTATGAATGGAACTACCCGCGCCAAATGATGGCCATCCGATTGGCGGAATCCGATCGCGATGGGGCAGCGGGGCGGTCGTCTGAAATCGCGGAAGATATTTATGGTCCTGATTATCTGATCGAGCGGCCGTTGTTGTCGGCCTTGAGGACACGAAACGCGGGTCCGCCGGTGCTTCTGATTGATGAACTGGATCGGACAGATGAACCTTTTGAGGCGTATCTTTTAGAAATTCTCTCTGACTTTCAGGTCACCATTCCTGAGGTTGGAACGGTGAAGGCAGAGTCTCCGCCGATTGTTATTATAACATCAAACCGCACGCGCGAAATTCACGACGCTCTCAAGCGCCGGTGTTTGTATCATTGGGTTGGCTATCCGGATGCCGCGCGCGAATACACCATTCTGAGAAACAAGGTGCCGGAGGCGGCGGACAGTCTCAGCCGTCAGGTGGTGGCCGCCGTGCAAGAGTTACGCAATGGAGACTTGTTTAAGCCACCGGGTATTGCCGAGAGCATTGATTGGATACGCGCGCTGATTGCGTTGAACCGCAGCGATTTAGACCGCGACAGTATTGCGGACACGCTGGGTGTGGTGCTGAAGTATCAAGACGATATCGCACGCGTGCAAGACGATAAGGCTGAGCGGGTTCTTGCCGCAGCCCGTGCTGTTTGATGTTTAAGACGAAGAAGCAGTGTCATGAACGATCACCCGTCCGCCGGTAAGCTTGATCGTCATGTGGTGCAGTTCGCCCGGTTGTTGCGGGCGGCGGGTTTGCCCATTGGTCCTGGTAAAGTGCTGCTGGCGGTTGAGGCATTGTCCGCAATAGACCTGAGACGCCGCGACGATGTCTATTGGGCTTTACACGCGGTCTGTGTTGAACGGCACAGTCAGACAGAATTATTTGAATTGGCCTTTGATCGCTTTTGGGTCGTCAGACCGCAGGTAGATGATGGGGGCAGCAATACCTTTGACGATGTTGTCGATCGCGCACCTCAGACCAAGCAAGACGCGTTGCCGAGACGGCTAGCCGATGCGCTGGTTGATCAGGACTTGGCCAATAAAGTCAACGAAGACGCGGCACCTAAAGAGGGCGATGACAGCCAGTCTTGGTCTGCAATGGAACGTCTTCAGTCAAAAGATTTTGAGTCCATGTCGGCAGACGAGTTAGCGCAAGCGCGCAATGCTATGACACAGTTTACGTTGCCGCTGCCGGACCTGCCAAGCCGAAGGTTTAAGCCTCATACCTCTGGCCGCCGGATTGATATGCGGGCAACGCTGCGTGGCACTATCCGTGCAGGTGGCTCTATTGATCTGAAGCGCAAAAAGCGCGTGCGCCGCCATCCGCCGTTGGTGGTGCTCTGTGATGTGTCCGGTTCTATGGAAGCCTATGCCCGCATGTTGCTGCACTTTCTGCACAGCGTGACCAACGATCAGGAGCGCGTGCATACTTTTGTCTTCGGGACGCGATTGACGAACATTACCCACCATTTAAAACACGCGGATCCTGATGTCGCCTTGGCCCGCATTGGGGCCACGGTGACGGATTGGTCTGGCGGCACCCGGATTGGGGAAACTCTGGCGTCTTTTAACAAACACTGGTCGCGACGCGTTCTCGGGCAGGGTGCTGTTGTGTTGCTGATTACGGATGGTTTGGACCGGGATGGCGGTATCGGGTTGTCTGAAGAAATGAACCGCTTACAAAAGTCCTGTCGGCGGTTGTTATGGTTAAACCCGTTGTTGCGATTTGAAGCCTTTGAACCCAAGTCTGCCGGTGTCAAAGCGATGCTGCCCTATGTGGACGAGTTCAGGTCTGGGCATAATCTGGAGAGTCTGTCGTCTTTGGCGGAGGTTTTGTCAGAGATGAAAGCGCCGCAGCGCGGTCACAATAACGCGTCGTTGCGCGATCACAAAAACGCGTCGTTGCGCGATCACAAAAACGCGCCGTTGCGCGACTACAAAAACGCGCCGTTGCGCGACCAACAACGCAATCATCAAAGCGACGGGAGTGTTGCAGGCCATGCTTGATCTCGATTTAGACCCGCTGTCAAAAATTGCCGAATGGCAGGAGGCAGGCAAGGCGACGGCTTTGGCCACGGTGATTCAAACCTGGGGGTCTTCGCCACGGCCTGTGGGCAGTCATTTGGCCATCAACGAGGATGGCGATTTTGTTGGATCTGTCTCTGGAGGCTGTATCGAGGGGGCGGTGATTGAGGCCGCGCTTGAGACCATTGAGAGCGGCAGTGCGAAACGTCTTGAATATGGCGTCACCAACGACATGGCGTGGGAAGTTGGGCTGGCTTGCGGTGGCACGGTTCATGTGTATGTGGAGCGGGTGGTGTGAAAACCGGTATTTTCAAAGCGCTCCGACAGTCGCTCGCCGGCAAAGTGCCCTGCGCCACAGTGACAGACACAGAGACGGGCCAGCAGTGCCTATATGTTGGGTCTGAGTGTATTGGTGATCTCGTTGTGCCGGACATCGCTTTGGCAACGGTTTCGCAGATGATTCAAACAGACAGTTCGGGTGTTCTTGAAAACACGTCTTTGTTTGTGCGGGTCTATGGCCCTCCGTTTAGAATGATCATTGTGGGGGCGGTGCATATTGCGCAGGCGCTTGCGCCGATGGCGCAATCGGCGGGCTATGAGGTCACGATTATTGATCCCCGCGAGGCGTTTGCAAGTGCTGAGCGTCTGGCAGATATCGCCGTGCTGTCCGATTGGCCCGATGAAGGAATGGTGAAGTTGAAGCCAGATATCCGCACGGCTGTTGTGACCTTGACCCACGACCCTAAACTGGATGATCCCGCCTTGGAACAAGCGTTGAAGTCGGATGCGTTTTATATCGGCTCTCTCGGTAGTCGGCGCACCCATGGCAAACGCCTGGAGCGGTTGCGCGAGAGTGGATTTACGGACGCAGACCTGAGCCGCATTCATGGCCCCGCCGGGTTGGACATCAAAGCCAAATCGCCGGCGGAAATTGCCGTCTCCATTTTGGCCCAGGTGGTTGCGACACGTCGCCAGGCTCAGGTTTAGGGGCGGCGCGTGAAATTTTCTGAACTCAATGTTGCTGAGGCTGACGGCGCGATCCTTGCCCACACCACTAAGACCGAGACTTTTACAATCAAGAAAGGCACGCGCTTAACAGCTGAAGACTGTGAGCGCCTGCTGAAAGCCGGGCGGCAAACGATCGTCGTGGCGATGTTAAGCGATACGGATGTGCATGAAGATGTCGCGGCCAAGACGATTGCCGAGGGGCTTTTAGGGCGTGACGTTGCGAACACTGCTGCCTTTACCGGGCGTTGTAACATCACCGCTGCAGCGGACGGTATCGTGCAGTTGAATACGGACCTCATAAACGCGATTAACGCCATCGATGAGTCGGTTACGATCGCGACGTTACCGAATTATACCCGCGCTGAGGCCGGGCAGATTGTTGCGACCGTCAAGATTATTCCCTTTGCCGTTACGCGCGATGTATTGGACGCTGTTAAGGCAGTGATGAAGACGGCAACGATGAAGACGGCAACGATGAAGGCGGCGGGTGAGGTCATTTCTATTGCACCGTTCAAGCCGCTGGCCGTCACGTTGATCAACACGCTTTTGCCCTCGCTGAAGGAATCGGTTGTTGCAAAGACAACCGATCTGACGTCGCGCCGGATTCAATCAGTCGGGGGTCACGTTCAGCACATCCTTTCCTGTGACCATGCCACAATGGATGTAAAGGACACGCTAAAAACAGCGTTGGCGAGCGCCCCTGATCTGCTGGTGATCGTTGGCGCATCAGTGACGGTTGACCGGGCAGATGTTGTGCCGTCGGCTATTGTAAAAAGTGGCGGCGAGATTGTGCATTTTGGCATGCCCGTTGATCCGGGCAATCTTGTTTTGCTCGGCCAGCAGGGTGCGACGCGAATTCTTGTTCTGCCGGGGTGCGCGCGGTCACCAAAATTAAATGGCATCGACTGGATTTTTGAACGATTGGCGGCGCGGTTGCCGGTGAACCGTGCTGAGATCATGTCTCTTGGTGTCGGCGGGTTGTTGGTGGACAGCCCGGCGCGTCCGCTGCCGCGCGCAGAAGCGGTGCGCGGTGAAGCACCTGAAGACATAAGACGAAATGTTGCCGCTGTTGTGCTGGCCGCGGGGCAATCCCGTCGCATGGGCAGCGTCAATAAGTTGTTAGAGCCAGTCGATGGAGAAGCACTCATACACAGAACGGTGTCGTCAATCGTGAACTCTGCTGCGCAGTCTGTCATTGTGGTGACAGGACATGAAGCAGATCGTGTCAAAGCCGCGTTGTCTGGTTTAGACGTGACGTTTGCATCCAATCCAGACTATGCGGACGGACTCTCGACCTCGTTGAAAGTTGGTTTGTCTCAGGTGCCGCCTCAGTGTGATGGTGCCGTGATTTGCTTGGGCGACATGCCCAACCTTTCCGCGTCTCACATCGACGCTCTGATTGCGGCGTACAGGCCAGACGCGGGGCAGGCCATTGTTGTGCCCGTTCATAAGGGCAAGCGCGGGAACCCGGTGCTGTGGGATAAGCGGTTTTTTGAGGGCATATCTGAGGTTTCTGGTGATGTTGGCGCGCGCCATCTGATTGGAACCTATGCGGAGCTTGTCACTGAAGTCGATTTTGGGGACACTGCTGTTCTGACGGATTTGGATACGCCTGAACAGTGGTCGAAGTTTCGCGAGACCCACCCATCCTAGGGCTGTTCATCCGTTTACCACTGGGCCAGCTTATGTTGGGCCTGCAGAAGTGAGGGGGTTTCACGATGCTGGATTCCGGGGATGATGCCGCGGGCAAACTGAACACAGACGTTATTATTATCGGCGCTGGACCGGTTGGTCTGTTCGCCGTTTTTGAACTCGGGTTGCTCGGTCTCAAAAGTGTTGTCATCGATATTTTGGATCGCCCTGGCGGTCAATGCGCTGAGCTGTATCCGGAAAAACCGATTCTTGATATTCCAAGCCGCCTCCACATTACGGGGCAAGATTTGACGGACGATCTGTTGAAGCAGATTGAGCCCTTTGAGCCCGCCATGTACTTCAACCAAATGGCCGACAGCTTAACCAAGCTGGACACTGGGCATTGGCGCATGACCACAGATATGGGGTTGGACATAGAGGCCCCTGTTGTTTGTATTGCTGGCGGTGGCGGGAGCTTTACCCCTAAGAAGCCGAAGATTGAGGGGATCGCGCCGTTTGAAAACAAATCTCTGTTTTACGCTGTGCGGAAGATGGAGCAGTTCAAAGGTAAAAACCTTCTGATTGCCGGGGGCGGTGACTCTGCCCTGGATTGGGTGCTGGCGCTCAGTGATGAGGTTGAAAGTCTGCATTTGGTTCACCGTCGCGCAGACTTCAGGGCTGTGCAGGATACGGTTGATAAGATGCGTGCACTTGAGGCGGCAGGGAAGGTCATAGTGCATGTGGCTGATGTTCAAAGCCTGAATGGCACCGAAGGTCAGATTGAGTCGATTACGCTGACCGGCAAAGAGACGGGCGAAAACTATGATGTTTCGTGCGACACCATGCTCGCGTTCTATGGTTTGACCATGAAGCTCGGCCCGATCGCCGACTGGGGCATCAACATGGCGGCCAACCGTATTGCCGTCGATACCGAGAAATTTGAAACATCCGAGCCGGGTATTTTCTGTATCGGCGATATGTGTAGCTACCCAGGCAAGCTCAAATTGATTTTGTCCGGCTTCCATGAGGCGGCGTTGATGGCGCATGGAAGTTTCCACTATGCCCGGCCAGATCAGAAACTTAAATTTGAGCACACCACCTCAAGCTCAAACCTGCAGGAAAAGTTAGGCCGTTGATTAAA
Protein-coding regions in this window:
- a CDS encoding TonB-dependent receptor, which gives rise to MKSIYRNLSITAVAVSMISPAAGQTNATGDTTSTDETQVEEVTVFGQALSIKRAIEVKRAATNIVDAAVQDDVGRLPDLNTASVIRRISGISVQNDQAEARFPIIRGLNPTYNRTTIDGGIVSSPERGSNARSVPLDVVPASLLSRLEVIKSVTPELDGNAIGGTINVVTRSAFEEDPGFFYGSAYVGHHEQSGDGGKLNGGGKTQPWRANFATGTRFGPDEEFGIVLGVDYSVRNFEIPQIEVDDADYTEFDAAGNNVGLGNGNGIVVPTNNRVFFYNNNRERLGGAVKLEWRPDSDFEFTLSSLYTEFNDDERRDEFTYELGTNGSSSQPDTITNQTPISGVTEDGRGIVGLGRFTLDRKIYNVQGVAEWQASDSLLLDARMTYSGAELNNPESTESFSTAATFGAVYDTSTFFPRTYPLDPQGYFDPASYNHNNRGVLDRFAEDDIFEVAVNGTMDFDTFTVKTGGVYRDRNKDEGFTFNRFVAVNPYTLADVPDNGLADVEFQGNYKFLTRVDSDGANSYFSSNPFTNVLTSQNGSSASEEVYAGYAQGTMDFGALSVTGGVRVEHTSWNGAPLNGGDVSGDYTDILPSAVARYNIQDDLVFRVAASRTIGRPNISDLTRGFSPSTDGADLVLSRSNPDLKPRRSTNLDATVEWYIPNGLLAFGAFYKDISDEIFVLTTTNANLTVDGVTYDRITQPENAADAEVFGIEGQFQQTFAWLPQPWDGVGVAANFTLLDTKFVVPLANGTTRTTTLFQQPDFVMNLTAFYQNEFFEVRGSYNYTDSFLDLLNAGNPNLDEYWDDRGQFDMQVRVNVTESISLVGEAVNITDQGRTELTGPDARFLQEDASFGRTFWLGVNASF
- a CDS encoding (2Fe-2S)-binding protein — encoded protein: MAITLRVNGTEHSVDVDPETPLLWVLRDNLGLTGTKYGCGIAACGACTVHVDGVAERSCSVPVEFAAGTEITTIEGLSEDRSHPVQAAWIEEDVPQCGYCQSGMIMSVASLLKEIPEPTDEDINAYITNICRCGTYTRIRKAIKRAAAA
- a CDS encoding MoxR family ATPase, which translates into the protein MTQTLPQKRPKTLPQSIEDTEALLAGAGYVPDRALSTALFLALKLGRPLFLEGEAGVGKTEIAKVLSSALGRDLIRLQCYEGLDVGSAVYEWNYPRQMMAIRLAESDRDGAAGRSSEIAEDIYGPDYLIERPLLSALRTRNAGPPVLLIDELDRTDEPFEAYLLEILSDFQVTIPEVGTVKAESPPIVIITSNRTREIHDALKRRCLYHWVGYPDAAREYTILRNKVPEAADSLSRQVVAAVQELRNGDLFKPPGIAESIDWIRALIALNRSDLDRDSIADTLGVVLKYQDDIARVQDDKAERVLAAARAV
- a CDS encoding VWA domain-containing protein translates to MNDHPSAGKLDRHVVQFARLLRAAGLPIGPGKVLLAVEALSAIDLRRRDDVYWALHAVCVERHSQTELFELAFDRFWVVRPQVDDGGSNTFDDVVDRAPQTKQDALPRRLADALVDQDLANKVNEDAAPKEGDDSQSWSAMERLQSKDFESMSADELAQARNAMTQFTLPLPDLPSRRFKPHTSGRRIDMRATLRGTIRAGGSIDLKRKKRVRRHPPLVVLCDVSGSMEAYARMLLHFLHSVTNDQERVHTFVFGTRLTNITHHLKHADPDVALARIGATVTDWSGGTRIGETLASFNKHWSRRVLGQGAVVLLITDGLDRDGGIGLSEEMNRLQKSCRRLLWLNPLLRFEAFEPKSAGVKAMLPYVDEFRSGHNLESLSSLAEVLSEMKAPQRGHNNASLRDHKNASLRDHKNAPLRDYKNAPLRDQQRNHQSDGSVAGHA
- a CDS encoding XdhC family protein, which gives rise to MLDLDLDPLSKIAEWQEAGKATALATVIQTWGSSPRPVGSHLAINEDGDFVGSVSGGCIEGAVIEAALETIESGSAKRLEYGVTNDMAWEVGLACGGTVHVYVERVV
- a CDS encoding XdhC family protein → MKTGIFKALRQSLAGKVPCATVTDTETGQQCLYVGSECIGDLVVPDIALATVSQMIQTDSSGVLENTSLFVRVYGPPFRMIIVGAVHIAQALAPMAQSAGYEVTIIDPREAFASAERLADIAVLSDWPDEGMVKLKPDIRTAVVTLTHDPKLDDPALEQALKSDAFYIGSLGSRRTHGKRLERLRESGFTDADLSRIHGPAGLDIKAKSPAEIAVSILAQVVATRRQAQV
- a CDS encoding molybdopterin-binding/glycosyltransferase family 2 protein; protein product: MKFSELNVAEADGAILAHTTKTETFTIKKGTRLTAEDCERLLKAGRQTIVVAMLSDTDVHEDVAAKTIAEGLLGRDVANTAAFTGRCNITAAADGIVQLNTDLINAINAIDESVTIATLPNYTRAEAGQIVATVKIIPFAVTRDVLDAVKAVMKTATMKTATMKAAGEVISIAPFKPLAVTLINTLLPSLKESVVAKTTDLTSRRIQSVGGHVQHILSCDHATMDVKDTLKTALASAPDLLVIVGASVTVDRADVVPSAIVKSGGEIVHFGMPVDPGNLVLLGQQGATRILVLPGCARSPKLNGIDWIFERLAARLPVNRAEIMSLGVGGLLVDSPARPLPRAEAVRGEAPEDIRRNVAAVVLAAGQSRRMGSVNKLLEPVDGEALIHRTVSSIVNSAAQSVIVVTGHEADRVKAALSGLDVTFASNPDYADGLSTSLKVGLSQVPPQCDGAVICLGDMPNLSASHIDALIAAYRPDAGQAIVVPVHKGKRGNPVLWDKRFFEGISEVSGDVGARHLIGTYAELVTEVDFGDTAVLTDLDTPEQWSKFRETHPS
- a CDS encoding NAD(P)/FAD-dependent oxidoreductase yields the protein MLDSGDDAAGKLNTDVIIIGAGPVGLFAVFELGLLGLKSVVIDILDRPGGQCAELYPEKPILDIPSRLHITGQDLTDDLLKQIEPFEPAMYFNQMADSLTKLDTGHWRMTTDMGLDIEAPVVCIAGGGGSFTPKKPKIEGIAPFENKSLFYAVRKMEQFKGKNLLIAGGGDSALDWVLALSDEVESLHLVHRRADFRAVQDTVDKMRALEAAGKVIVHVADVQSLNGTEGQIESITLTGKETGENYDVSCDTMLAFYGLTMKLGPIADWGINMAANRIAVDTEKFETSEPGIFCIGDMCSYPGKLKLILSGFHEAALMAHGSFHYARPDQKLKFEHTTSSSNLQEKLGR